The following proteins are co-located in the Flavobacterium sp. CECT 9288 genome:
- a CDS encoding DHA2 family efflux MFS transporter permease subunit, with protein sequence MVESGEDDLVEYGFRRIIITITAVLCAMLEIVDTTIVNVALNNMRGSLGASLTDVAWVITAYAIANVIVIPMTSWLSQQFGRRNYFAVSIIIFTVSSFLCGNASNIWELVTFRFIQGLGGGALLVTAQTIITESYPIAKRGMAQAIYGMGVIVGPTLGPPLGGYIVDHFSWPFIFYINIPLGIIATLLTLSFVKSPKYGNKLKASQVDWWGIILLTAFIGSLQYVLEHGQQDDWFNNTTIITLSVITVFGLLLFIWRELTYEYPIVNLRVLKDTNLKIGTIMCFILGFGLYGSTFIIPIYTQSVLGWSALDAGLLLIPSSITIGIMMPFIGKLIQRGFPQTYMVAAGFLLFFFFTFWMQSVITPDSAGEHLYWPLILRGISLGLLFVPISTLSLSTLKGKGIGEGAAFTGMMRQLGGSFGIAIITTFIARFNQEHRVNLIAHLDKTSYEVQKTVQQFKLGFMTKGYPENEALAKAYKAIEYKVMVQSSVLSYMDIFMYLGALFLFCIPFILLIKKGKNKINPADAMH encoded by the coding sequence ATGGTTGAATCGGGAGAAGATGATTTAGTAGAATACGGTTTTAGACGTATCATAATAACAATTACGGCAGTACTTTGTGCTATGCTGGAAATTGTAGATACCACTATTGTAAACGTGGCATTAAACAACATGCGCGGAAGCTTAGGAGCATCACTTACTGATGTGGCTTGGGTAATAACGGCTTATGCAATTGCAAATGTAATTGTGATCCCCATGACAAGCTGGTTGTCACAACAATTTGGTCGAAGAAATTATTTTGCTGTTTCCATAATTATATTTACGGTTTCCTCCTTTTTATGTGGAAACGCAAGTAATATATGGGAACTCGTTACTTTTAGGTTTATTCAGGGATTAGGTGGTGGAGCCTTATTAGTTACAGCACAAACCATTATTACTGAAAGTTATCCTATAGCAAAACGAGGAATGGCTCAAGCTATATACGGCATGGGCGTAATTGTAGGACCTACATTAGGTCCGCCACTTGGTGGATACATTGTAGATCATTTTTCATGGCCTTTCATTTTTTACATCAACATACCCTTAGGAATTATTGCTACGTTATTAACCCTGTCTTTTGTAAAAAGTCCAAAATATGGTAACAAACTAAAAGCAAGCCAAGTAGACTGGTGGGGTATTATACTATTAACCGCATTTATAGGTTCCTTACAATACGTTCTAGAACACGGGCAGCAAGATGATTGGTTCAATAATACTACTATTATAACTTTGAGCGTAATAACTGTATTTGGTTTATTACTTTTCATTTGGAGAGAGCTTACGTATGAATATCCTATTGTAAATCTAAGGGTTTTAAAAGATACAAATCTAAAAATAGGAACTATCATGTGTTTTATCCTAGGTTTTGGTTTATACGGTTCAACTTTTATAATTCCTATCTATACACAATCAGTATTGGGTTGGAGCGCTCTAGATGCAGGATTGTTGCTTATTCCTAGTTCTATTACAATTGGAATTATGATGCCCTTTATAGGGAAATTGATTCAAAGAGGATTTCCACAAACGTATATGGTTGCTGCCGGATTTTTGTTGTTTTTCTTTTTTACTTTTTGGATGCAAAGTGTTATAACTCCTGACTCTGCGGGGGAACATTTGTACTGGCCACTTATCCTACGAGGAATTAGTTTGGGATTATTGTTTGTCCCTATTTCAACGCTTTCATTATCTACTTTAAAAGGAAAAGGAATTGGCGAAGGAGCTGCTTTTACAGGAATGATGCGCCAGTTAGGTGGATCTTTTGGAATTGCCATTATAACCACATTTATTGCTCGATTCAATCAAGAACATCGTGTAAATTTAATTGCACATTTAGACAAAACATCCTATGAGGTACAAAAAACTGTACAACAGTTTAAATTAGGTTTCATGACTAAGGGGTATCCTGAGAACGAAGCATTGGCAAAAGCCTATAAAGCAATAGAATACAAAGTCATGGTTCAAAGTTCAGTACTATCTTACATGGATATTTTCATGTATCTAGGAGCGTTGTTCTTGTTTTGTATTCCATTTATCCTTTTGATAAAAAAAGGAAAAAATAAAATAAATCCCGCTGATGCTATGCATTAA
- a CDS encoding TolC family protein: MKASKFMLFGIFFIGISAVEAQQKTSLTLTEAIDMAWSKSNEITLANTKIKTKKLELQATKNNQYPDLKLSGQYQRLANAGINFKLNQSSDPQQMPVVNQLMVGQLNATVPVFAGFKLQNSIKAQDYLYQAEMANAEQTKEEIALRVIEYYANLYKAQKTIEILKENQKSAKQRVKDFIELEKNGIIPRNDLLKSKLQVSKIQLSLDETTNNLKTINFYLTTLLKLNPETQLEIREADFADFKMTNVPTNELPALENRKDLKALQHQVKASETNVKISKGSYYPTIALVGGYTALDLSNVITVQNAMNVGLGISYDLSMLLKNGTLVKIAENKVIEVQNNEAILTDYIRTQVKKAIEDYDLALKQTLVYEEAQEQATENYRIVKDKYDNGLSDTNDLLEADVEQLNSKINKALAKANSIQKYYELLSVTGQLSQSFNLAHK; this comes from the coding sequence ATGAAAGCTAGTAAATTCATGCTCTTTGGGATTTTCTTCATCGGAATTTCAGCTGTAGAAGCACAACAGAAAACAAGTCTTACGCTTACCGAAGCAATAGACATGGCTTGGAGTAAAAGTAATGAGATTACTTTAGCTAACACTAAGATCAAAACAAAAAAACTCGAGTTACAAGCCACAAAAAACAATCAATATCCAGATTTAAAACTTTCCGGGCAGTACCAACGCTTAGCAAATGCAGGTATCAATTTTAAGTTAAATCAAAGTAGTGATCCACAACAAATGCCTGTTGTCAACCAATTAATGGTAGGACAATTGAATGCTACAGTTCCAGTTTTTGCAGGATTTAAACTCCAAAATAGCATTAAAGCTCAGGACTATTTGTACCAAGCAGAAATGGCTAATGCGGAACAGACCAAAGAGGAAATTGCTTTGCGTGTAATAGAGTATTATGCAAATTTATACAAAGCACAAAAAACAATCGAAATTTTAAAGGAAAATCAAAAAAGTGCCAAACAAAGAGTAAAGGATTTTATTGAACTTGAAAAAAACGGTATCATTCCTAGAAATGATTTGTTGAAATCTAAACTTCAAGTTTCTAAAATTCAGTTATCACTAGATGAAACCACAAACAACTTAAAAACGATTAATTTCTATTTAACTACGCTGTTAAAATTAAATCCAGAAACGCAACTTGAAATTAGAGAAGCTGATTTTGCTGATTTTAAAATGACAAATGTGCCCACAAATGAATTGCCAGCCTTAGAAAATAGAAAAGATTTAAAAGCGTTACAACATCAAGTAAAAGCCAGCGAAACTAATGTAAAAATATCTAAAGGTTCCTACTATCCTACTATAGCGCTTGTGGGCGGGTACACGGCACTAGACTTGAGCAATGTTATAACAGTTCAAAATGCTATGAATGTGGGCTTAGGAATTTCGTATGATTTAAGTATGCTTTTGAAAAATGGAACTTTGGTGAAAATTGCTGAAAATAAAGTTATAGAAGTGCAAAATAACGAAGCAATTTTAACAGATTATATTCGGACACAAGTCAAAAAAGCCATTGAGGACTATGATCTTGCTTTAAAACAAACTCTAGTTTATGAGGAGGCACAAGAGCAAGCCACAGAAAATTATCGTATTGTTAAAGATAAATACGACAACGGACTATCTGACACAAATGATTTGCTTGAAGCTGATGTAGAGCAACTCAATTCAAAAATTAATAAAGCTTTGGCGAAAGCCAATAGTATTCAAAAATATTACGAGTTACTCTCGGTTACAGGTCAATTATCACAATCATTCAATCTCGCTCATAAATAA
- a CDS encoding TetR/AcrR family transcriptional regulator encodes MAQLQKSINKRLALLKATLQLVNNGGIQGASMAKIAKEASISPATIYLFFDSKQELLNQLYLSVKSNFAQVAFSSHAPGDTISKQFETIWHNMAQYKLAHLEEASFLSQCDNTPMIDDQTRQEGLLFLTPLFDLWKSGIQAGIIKEYSPYLLYAHTIYPMAFLMNMHNNQLCIVNQDLLNSSFKMAWDSIKT; translated from the coding sequence ATGGCTCAGCTACAAAAAAGTATTAACAAACGTCTAGCGCTTTTAAAAGCTACTTTACAGCTTGTTAATAATGGAGGAATTCAAGGGGCATCCATGGCTAAAATTGCCAAAGAAGCATCTATATCACCCGCTACCATTTATCTTTTTTTTGATAGCAAACAAGAATTGCTTAATCAGTTGTATCTTTCTGTAAAATCTAATTTTGCTCAAGTAGCATTTAGTTCACATGCGCCAGGGGATACTATTTCCAAACAGTTTGAAACCATTTGGCACAACATGGCACAATATAAATTAGCACATCTAGAGGAAGCGTCATTTTTGTCGCAATGTGATAACACCCCTATGATTGATGATCAAACCAGACAAGAAGGATTGCTTTTCCTGACTCCACTTTTTGATTTATGGAAATCAGGAATACAGGCAGGAATCATAAAGGAATATTCACCTTATTTATTATATGCACACACTATTTATCCCATGGCGTTCTTAATGAACATGCACAATAACCAGCTTTGTATTGTTAATCAAGACCTATTAAACAGTAGTTTTAAAATGGCTTGGGATAGCATCAAAACATAG
- the yaaA gene encoding peroxide stress protein YaaA has translation MKIVISPAKSLDFEKKLPVETFTKSIFLKESAEIHSVLKEKKPADLSVLMSISDKLADLNWKRNQEWKTPFTPKNARPAVYTFDGDVYVGLDVFTLSPSKIEILQDKLRILSGLYGILKPLDLMQAYRLEMGTKLPIGESKNLYEFWKPSITKALNKELKEGELFVNLASTEYFSAVDVKSLKVPVITPEFKDYKNGKLKIISFFAKKARGMMVRYIIDTNAETIEDLKGFNYDGYQFDATESKGNNLVFTR, from the coding sequence ATGAAAATTGTGATATCGCCAGCTAAATCCTTAGATTTTGAGAAGAAATTGCCCGTTGAAACGTTTACTAAGTCTATTTTTTTAAAAGAGTCAGCTGAAATTCATTCAGTTTTGAAAGAAAAAAAACCAGCTGATTTATCAGTATTAATGAGCATTTCAGATAAACTTGCTGATCTCAATTGGAAACGAAATCAAGAATGGAAAACTCCATTTACTCCTAAGAATGCTCGTCCAGCAGTATACACTTTTGATGGAGATGTGTACGTAGGATTGGATGTATTTACTCTTTCACCTTCAAAAATTGAAATTTTACAAGACAAATTACGCATACTATCTGGACTTTATGGCATATTAAAACCATTAGACTTAATGCAGGCGTATCGATTAGAAATGGGTACAAAATTACCTATTGGCGAAAGTAAAAATCTTTATGAGTTTTGGAAACCTTCCATTACTAAAGCTTTAAATAAGGAGCTAAAAGAAGGGGAGTTGTTTGTAAACTTAGCTAGTACAGAATACTTTTCGGCAGTTGATGTTAAGTCATTAAAAGTTCCGGTTATTACACCTGAGTTTAAAGATTATAAAAACGGCAAACTCAAGATTATTAGTTTTTTTGCTAAAAAAGCCCGCGGAATGATGGTTCGTTATATCATAGATACCAATGCAGAAACTATTGAGGATTTAAAAGGCTTTAATTATGATGGATATCAATTTGATGCCACAGAATCAAAAGGAAATAATTTGGTTTTTACCAGATAG
- a CDS encoding MFS transporter: MIATEKPTRILNAAVIVAALGYFVDIYDLLLFGIVRTDSLIDLGITGDAIRNQGEYLISMQMFGMLFGGILWGILGDKKGRISVLFGSIIMYSVANIANGMVTTVDGYAFWRLIAGIGLAGELGAGITLVTESLPKEKRGYGTMIVASVGVSGAVAAYLVYQVFQDWRLCYYAGGILGLLLLFLRIKISESKMFQEVHKSNEKKGDFLSLFSNKTRFYKYLQCILIGIPLWFLVGVLITFSPEFAKALGVQDYETIAAGKAIAWCYGGLVFGDIASGLMSQWLKSRKIVMSIFLLLNLIMVFIFLNAFSVSTTVFYGLCFLMGFSVGYWVLFVTIAAEQFGTNIRATVTTTVPNFVRGSLPVILLVYSFFRDRFFNGNIILAAMVVGTLLSIIALVALFKLKETFDTDLDYSE; encoded by the coding sequence ATGATAGCAACAGAAAAACCAACTCGAATACTAAATGCAGCTGTTATTGTGGCAGCCTTAGGCTATTTTGTAGATATTTATGACTTATTACTTTTTGGAATTGTTCGAACAGATAGCCTTATTGATTTAGGAATTACAGGAGATGCCATTCGTAACCAAGGTGAATATTTGATAAGCATGCAAATGTTTGGGATGCTTTTTGGAGGAATTCTTTGGGGCATTCTTGGTGATAAAAAAGGACGGATTTCTGTTTTATTTGGCTCTATAATCATGTATTCTGTTGCAAATATTGCTAATGGTATGGTCACCACAGTAGATGGATATGCTTTTTGGAGATTAATTGCTGGCATTGGCCTTGCCGGAGAATTAGGCGCGGGAATTACCTTAGTTACTGAAAGTTTACCAAAAGAAAAAAGAGGCTATGGTACTATGATTGTAGCCTCTGTAGGTGTTTCGGGAGCTGTAGCTGCGTATTTAGTGTACCAAGTTTTTCAAGATTGGCGCTTGTGCTATTATGCGGGTGGAATTTTAGGATTGTTACTTCTTTTTTTAAGAATTAAAATTTCAGAATCAAAAATGTTTCAAGAAGTACATAAAAGCAACGAAAAAAAAGGCGATTTCCTGTCTTTGTTTTCCAATAAAACTAGATTTTACAAATACTTACAATGCATTCTTATTGGAATTCCGTTGTGGTTTTTGGTAGGAGTGCTAATTACTTTTTCGCCAGAATTTGCAAAAGCTCTTGGAGTACAAGATTACGAAACAATTGCAGCTGGTAAAGCTATTGCTTGGTGTTATGGCGGACTCGTTTTTGGTGATATTGCCAGTGGATTAATGAGTCAGTGGTTAAAAAGCAGAAAAATTGTGATGTCTATTTTTCTACTTTTAAATTTAATCATGGTATTTATTTTCTTAAACGCCTTTAGTGTATCTACAACGGTCTTTTATGGATTGTGTTTTTTGATGGGATTTTCTGTAGGATATTGGGTTTTATTTGTAACAATTGCTGCAGAACAATTTGGCACTAATATTCGGGCAACAGTAACTACAACAGTTCCTAATTTTGTTAGAGGATCTCTCCCTGTGATCTTACTCGTTTATAGTTTTTTTAGAGACCGTTTTTTTAATGGAAATATTATCCTTGCGGCTATGGTGGTGGGTACATTACTCTCAATTATTGCATTAGTAGCGCTTTTTAAACTTAAAGAAACTTTTGACACTGACTTAGATTATTCTGAATAA
- a CDS encoding GNAT family N-acetyltransferase: MHNIQIKKATLKDLSLLQKISIQTFTETFAAVNTPENINSYITEKLNIEQLTKELKHPSSEFFIAFLNNEVVGYLKLNTGDAQTEPQDTNALEIHRIYVLQSYHGKNIGQQLFDFALQMGHEKQVNYIWLGVWKENHRALQFYRKNGFIEFDKHIFLMGEEQQTDLLMQLKIKQA, encoded by the coding sequence ATGCACAATATCCAAATAAAAAAAGCCACATTAAAAGACCTTTCGCTGTTACAAAAAATAAGCATACAAACCTTTACTGAAACATTCGCAGCTGTCAATACCCCCGAAAATATTAATTCTTACATTACAGAAAAATTAAATATTGAACAATTAACAAAAGAGTTAAAACATCCCTCATCGGAATTTTTTATTGCTTTTTTGAATAATGAAGTTGTGGGTTATCTCAAGTTAAATACTGGCGATGCTCAAACAGAGCCACAAGATACGAATGCGCTTGAAATACACAGAATTTATGTATTACAATCCTATCACGGAAAAAATATTGGCCAACAATTATTTGATTTTGCATTACAAATGGGTCATGAAAAGCAGGTCAATTACATTTGGTTAGGCGTTTGGAAGGAAAATCATAGAGCATTGCAATTCTATAGAAAAAATGGATTTATTGAATTTGACAAACACATTTTTTTAATGGGTGAAGAACAACAAACTGACTTATTAATGCAATTGAAAATAAAACAAGCATGA
- a CDS encoding adenosine deaminase, producing MKLVYTLLVAFLLNTVYAQNADTYFEKIRNNEVELTAFFSQMPKGGDLHHHFSGSIYAEPLLQHAIKEDFYLNTETMDVRKVKENSGNWSLFSALKANGTLDAYKQKIMQKWSIKDYNYVDYPSDKLFFESFMKFEPAIQGNFAAGLLELKKRAIAENVSYIETQLSTIPNTLQTDDLVKFNSRLRQLAATKDEKAILKTLDSLFIIYQKRDAELYAKNFNTNFVAKLHNELKIDDPQFTMRYQNFVLRFMEPVDLFKNIVIAFISANESKLMAGVNIVSPEDGETSMKDYGLHMLMFKYCSSRFPNVKYTMHAGELTLGLVQPEELTWHIEAAIKTAGAQRIGHGVDIAYEKDSYKLLQHMASKNIPVEINLVSNEFILKVKEERHPFILYKKFGVPIVISTDDAGILRTNMTEQYVLLAKRYKQVTYKDIKQYVYNSINFSFIKEEAVKKQLLLDLDKRFAHFENQFSKL from the coding sequence ATGAAATTAGTATATACCCTATTAGTTGCATTTCTCTTAAACACTGTTTACGCACAAAACGCTGATACTTACTTTGAAAAAATAAGAAATAATGAAGTAGAACTTACTGCTTTTTTTTCGCAAATGCCTAAAGGTGGGGATTTACACCACCATTTCTCAGGATCAATTTATGCCGAACCCTTATTGCAACACGCCATAAAAGAGGATTTCTACCTCAACACAGAAACCATGGACGTGAGAAAAGTAAAAGAAAATTCAGGAAACTGGTCCTTATTTTCTGCGCTCAAGGCAAATGGTACTCTGGATGCATACAAACAAAAAATAATGCAAAAATGGTCTATTAAAGATTATAACTATGTAGATTATCCTTCGGATAAATTATTTTTTGAATCATTTATGAAATTCGAACCGGCAATTCAAGGTAATTTTGCAGCAGGATTATTAGAGCTTAAAAAAAGAGCTATAGCCGAAAATGTGAGTTATATTGAAACGCAATTGTCCACAATTCCCAATACACTACAAACCGATGATTTAGTAAAATTCAATTCAAGATTAAGACAATTGGCTGCAACCAAAGATGAAAAGGCAATACTCAAAACATTAGATTCTCTTTTTATCATTTACCAAAAAAGAGATGCTGAACTATATGCTAAAAACTTCAATACTAATTTTGTTGCTAAATTACACAACGAATTAAAAATTGACGATCCACAATTTACCATGCGTTATCAAAATTTTGTGTTGCGTTTTATGGAACCTGTTGATTTATTTAAAAACATAGTGATTGCATTTATCTCTGCAAACGAGAGCAAATTGATGGCTGGCGTAAATATAGTCTCTCCTGAGGACGGAGAAACCTCTATGAAAGATTATGGTTTGCACATGTTAATGTTTAAATATTGTAGTTCTCGTTTTCCCAATGTAAAATATACCATGCACGCTGGAGAACTTACCCTTGGGCTTGTACAACCCGAAGAATTAACATGGCATATTGAAGCAGCAATTAAAACTGCTGGCGCCCAAAGAATAGGTCACGGAGTGGATATAGCTTATGAAAAAGACTCTTATAAATTATTACAACACATGGCTTCTAAAAATATTCCTGTAGAAATCAATTTAGTGAGTAACGAATTTATTTTAAAAGTTAAAGAAGAGCGTCATCCGTTTATTTTATATAAAAAATTTGGTGTTCCAATAGTAATTAGCACAGATGATGCAGGTATTTTGCGTACTAATATGACTGAGCAATATGTTTTATTAGCCAAAAGATACAAACAAGTTACGTACAAAGACATCAAGCAATACGTTTACAACAGCATTAACTTTAGTTTTATTAAAGAAGAGGCTGTAAAAAAACAATTGCTTCTGGATCTTGACAAACGCTTTGCACATTTTGAAAATCAATTTTCAAAACTGTAA
- a CDS encoding HlyD family secretion protein encodes MEKKKTNTKFIIILVALVVLGGAYGTFKYMHSLAHEETDDAQIEKKMNPIIPRVSGYVDKVYIKDNDFVKKGDTLFTIDKRDYLLKIDEATAALVGAEGNLEVSKADIGSALASISVSDANVLFAGGNIQTAKIRLDRATSDYIRYENLYKSHSITKQQYEQALAAKLEAENQVRVLQQQERASAFQKSVTVAKSKVSNKQTEVAAANIKRARALLDAAKLNLSYTVITAAIDGQVSKIDIQPGQLVQPGQSLFYIINNNEAWVVANFKETQLNKMVVGQKVTVKVDAYPDYDFQGTLTSFSPATGSKFSLLPPDNATGNFVKTIQRLPVKISLDPTNDAGKIKLLRPGMNVDVDVRID; translated from the coding sequence ATGGAAAAGAAAAAAACAAACACGAAATTTATAATTATCCTAGTAGCATTAGTAGTTTTGGGTGGCGCATATGGTACTTTTAAATACATGCATTCACTAGCACATGAAGAAACTGATGATGCACAAATTGAAAAGAAAATGAACCCAATTATCCCTAGAGTTTCTGGATATGTAGATAAAGTCTATATTAAGGATAATGATTTTGTAAAAAAAGGAGATACACTTTTTACAATTGATAAAAGAGATTATTTATTAAAAATTGATGAAGCTACCGCTGCGCTTGTAGGTGCAGAAGGCAATTTAGAGGTATCAAAAGCTGATATTGGTAGCGCACTTGCAAGCATATCAGTATCTGATGCTAATGTGCTTTTTGCTGGTGGTAACATTCAAACTGCAAAAATAAGATTAGATCGTGCAACGAGTGATTACATTCGTTATGAGAATTTATACAAAAGCCACTCTATTACTAAACAACAATATGAGCAGGCACTAGCGGCTAAATTGGAAGCCGAAAATCAGGTTCGTGTTTTACAACAACAAGAACGAGCCAGCGCTTTTCAAAAATCAGTTACTGTTGCAAAATCAAAAGTTTCTAACAAACAAACTGAGGTAGCTGCTGCCAATATTAAGCGCGCAAGAGCATTACTTGATGCTGCTAAGCTTAACTTATCCTACACCGTTATCACTGCAGCAATAGATGGACAAGTTTCTAAAATAGACATACAACCGGGACAACTAGTACAACCTGGACAATCTTTATTTTACATCATCAATAATAACGAAGCATGGGTAGTTGCTAATTTTAAAGAAACTCAACTTAACAAAATGGTAGTTGGCCAAAAAGTTACGGTAAAAGTTGATGCTTATCCAGATTATGATTTCCAAGGGACCTTAACCTCCTTTTCTCCTGCTACGGGTTCTAAATTTTCTTTGCTTCCGCCAGATAATGCCACCGGAAATTTTGTAAAAACAATTCAAAGATTACCAGTTAAAATTAGTTTAGACCCAACAAATGATGCCGGGAAAATTAAATTATTGCGTCCTGGTATGAATGTAGATGTTGATGTTAGAATAGATTAA
- a CDS encoding TetR family transcriptional regulator, protein MKSNFNDKQIQILEVAETLFSEKGFDGTSIRNIAKLAQINVAMVSYYFGSKERLLESLIVYRTSDLKLQLDKLLQEEIEPLEKINKLIALYIDRINLNKGIYRILHFEFTSKKREQNIQTFSELRKGNLKSLELIIEEGQKKGIFRKDVIIPLITPTILGTFFHFHMNKPFFENLLNLKTEDLYNNYIKTNLTNHIQQTIKALLIYES, encoded by the coding sequence TTGAAAAGTAATTTTAATGACAAACAGATTCAAATTCTAGAAGTTGCAGAAACTCTATTCTCAGAAAAAGGATTTGACGGTACCTCAATACGGAACATTGCTAAACTAGCCCAAATTAATGTGGCTATGGTTTCCTATTATTTTGGTTCCAAAGAGCGTTTGCTTGAATCTTTAATTGTCTATCGCACTTCAGATTTAAAACTCCAATTGGACAAACTCCTTCAAGAAGAAATAGAGCCTTTGGAAAAAATAAATAAATTAATAGCACTATATATTGATAGAATAAATCTTAATAAAGGTATCTATCGCATTTTACATTTTGAATTTACATCTAAAAAAAGAGAACAAAATATTCAAACATTCTCTGAACTTAGAAAAGGAAATTTAAAATCCCTAGAATTAATTATTGAAGAAGGACAAAAAAAAGGAATTTTTAGGAAAGATGTTATTATACCTCTTATAACACCAACTATTTTAGGAACTTTTTTTCATTTCCACATGAACAAACCTTTTTTTGAGAATTTATTGAATTTAAAAACAGAGGATTTATATAACAATTATATCAAGACCAATTTGACTAATCACATTCAACAAACAATAAAAGCCTTGCTAATATATGAAAGCTAG
- a CDS encoding NAD(P)/FAD-dependent oxidoreductase: MKQDVVIIGAGISGLTAAVYLHRQGRKVLILESSDRAGGRIKTDSKDGFLFDRGFQVLLTAYPETKALLDYKSLNLKKMLPGATVLYDKGSFEIADPFRRPSATLATLFAPVGSIKDKLNTLWLKNKLQKQTIEAIFEQKEQTTLQQLKEYGFSSKMIERFYAPFLSGIFLENDLKTSSRMFDFVMKMFSDGDVAVPELGMEEIPKQLVKMLPEGSILYNTKVTKVDSNTVTSDDGKVFEANQILLATQANALTKTHFPNQKMQSQQVTNIYFVAEKAPTNKAVVVLNAATHKKWVNNMTVMTNVSKAYAPQGKILISVSYNGIPTVDENTLAENMKRELKQWYGNQVESWKMIKSYQIEYALPNQESVRNKLSNEELKLSENVFLCGDNLLNGSINAAMKTGRLAAEAIMKSK, from the coding sequence ATGAAACAAGACGTTGTAATTATAGGAGCAGGAATATCAGGATTAACAGCAGCGGTTTATTTACACCGTCAAGGTAGAAAAGTACTGATTTTAGAAAGTAGTGATCGCGCAGGAGGAAGAATAAAAACAGATTCAAAAGACGGTTTCCTTTTTGATAGAGGTTTTCAGGTTTTATTGACTGCTTATCCAGAAACGAAAGCTTTGCTGGATTATAAATCCTTGAATCTAAAGAAAATGCTACCAGGTGCTACTGTACTCTATGACAAGGGGAGCTTTGAAATTGCTGATCCTTTTAGAAGACCATCTGCAACACTAGCAACACTATTTGCACCTGTGGGATCTATAAAAGACAAACTGAATACGTTGTGGCTCAAAAACAAACTTCAAAAACAAACTATTGAAGCTATTTTTGAACAAAAAGAACAAACTACTTTACAGCAATTAAAAGAATATGGTTTTAGTTCAAAAATGATAGAACGTTTTTATGCTCCCTTCCTATCCGGGATTTTTCTCGAAAACGACTTAAAAACTTCTAGCAGAATGTTTGATTTTGTGATGAAAATGTTTTCAGATGGTGATGTTGCCGTACCTGAGTTAGGCATGGAAGAAATCCCGAAACAATTAGTAAAAATGCTCCCTGAAGGCAGTATATTATACAATACTAAAGTAACAAAAGTAGATAGCAATACAGTAACAAGTGATGATGGAAAAGTATTTGAAGCCAACCAAATTTTATTGGCTACTCAAGCAAATGCTTTAACTAAAACGCATTTTCCAAATCAAAAAATGCAATCACAGCAAGTAACCAACATCTACTTTGTGGCCGAAAAAGCTCCCACAAACAAAGCAGTCGTTGTTCTCAATGCTGCTACTCATAAAAAATGGGTAAATAACATGACCGTAATGACTAATGTGTCTAAGGCATACGCTCCACAAGGTAAAATACTTATTTCCGTTTCCTACAATGGTATCCCTACTGTTGACGAAAATACTCTGGCGGAAAACATGAAACGAGAATTGAAACAATGGTATGGCAACCAAGTTGAATCTTGGAAAATGATTAAATCATACCAAATAGAATATGCATTGCCTAACCAAGAATCGGTTCGAAATAAACTATCTAATGAAGAACTTAAATTATCCGAAAATGTATTTCTTTGTGGAGATAACTTACTCAATGGGTCTATAAATGCCGCTATGAAAACAGGTAGACTTGCAGCCGAAGCCATTATGAAATCTAAATAA